GAACGATGAATATAATGCGGGCATTACGTTAGACATCTATGCTACCCGAGTTCAGGAGTGGCCGAGACGATTACCGCATTTGGCTTCAAGATCGGATATCAACATTTATACTCAGGATGTCAGATCGCCTTTTGAGTTTGCAAAAGCAACGAATTTTATTATTCATGCCGCAGGTATTCCCAATACGCGCGTTCATTCATCAGATCCCCTGAGAGTTTATGAAACGACGGTCACTGGGACTGCAAACTGTCTGGAAGCGGCGACCAAACTTGGTTCGCTTATTCGGATGGTTAATGTCAGTTCATGTCTGGTAAATGGCCAACCCGATCGTCCTGGATCAACAGCAGAGGATGATACATTTATACAGCGTGCCGGTGAATTGCACGGTGTGTATGCCGAAGCCAAGCGTGCCTCTGAAACCGTAGCGGCTATCTACCGCAATCAGCATCGTCTGCCTATTTCTACCGTTCGACCATTTACGTTGGCTGGTCCTTATCATGAGCTTGATCTGCCGTGGGCGATTAATAACTTTATGAGGGATGCGCTCAATGGTTCGACAGTTCGCATCCATGGCGACGGTAATGTCCGCAGAAGTTATTTATACGGTAGTGATGCAGCCTGGTGGACACTGACTGCTTTGGCAAAAGGAGGAGATGGTGAAGTTTATAATCTGGGGAGCGCCCATTCAATGAGCCATATTGAGCTTGTTAAGATGATTGGCGATCTTCTTGGGAAAGAACTCAATGTCGAGATTAATACCAACCCTGCTAAAAAGAATAAAGTTGATGATTTATACCCTAATACGCAACGTGTATCACAGCGACTTAAGGTTACAGAAACTGTAGATAGCTTAGGCATTCTTCGAAAAATGTACGCGTGGCACAAATCTTCTGCTAAATAGTGGAGATGAGAAACCTTACGTTTCTTACGGGTGTGTAATTGCATGCTATCTGTCACAGATATTTATTTCTGATGTCTTATTTCTATATCATTTTATATATCGTCATTGACGACTAAATTGAGATGCTGACTTTTGCATCGATTCGGTTTCCTCGATTTTATATTGAGGTTTTTTGTTGTGATTTTTTAAGAAAATCCTGCCTGGAAACTGTTGCCAGGCAGGAATGAAATAGAAGAAGAGCAAGATGATAAATGCGAAGTCAATTCTCATAACAACCATATTTTCATGGCTTTCTCGTATAATAATAATTGCCGCGCAGTTAATAAGTATAAGAATATTACTTAAGCATTCTAGCTTGGATGAGTTTGCTGTTTACTCACTTTTAGTTAGTATTGGTGGCTGGTTTATATTAATGGACTTTGGGATTGCAATTGCTCTGCAAAATTATATTTCCGAGCGATTGGCTAACAAGGAGAAGTATCAGGATCTTATATCTAAGGCAATGTACTTTGTTATACCGTGGTACATTTTTTTAGTCGCAGTCTTATATTTATTTTCAACTAAAATAGCATCCGTATTGTTACCTTTTAGTAACGTCAGCATTGATGTTAAAGCCGATATGATTTTTGTTACAGGGCTAATTTTTGTTACGACAGGGATTGGTAATGTATGTTACAAAATTTGGTATGCTGAAAATAAAGGATATATCTCAAACATACTACCAGCGATTGGTGCAATAATAGGTTTTTTACTTCTTTATTTATTCATTGACCGCATGGAGAACAAATCTCTTGGTGGGATAATGTTATTTTATTCTCCAACTGCGCTAATTGCTTTGTTTGCCTTGCTGAAGAAAACCGTTCCCTGTATTTCTCTTCCCCGAATTGAGCTATCTTTAGTTGTCAGAGGCAGTAAATTCTGGGTGTTATCTATCATGGTGGCGCTAACGCTACAGGTAGATTACATTATTATGTCCCGATTTCTTTCTGCTGAAGATATCGTTATCTATACGCTGACAACGCGAATATTCGGATTTGGGTACTTTTTATATTCATCGGTGCTTGCAGCAACGTGGCCAACTTTTACCGAGCTCTCCGTAAAGAAAGATGCAGAGAAGATACTAGGAATACTTAAGAAATATGTTTTTTTCAGTTTGCTAGGTGTGGTGGTTTTTACTCTCGTCTTTATTCTTACCAAAGACATCGTAGTGAGTATATTTACGTCGGGAAGTGGAAAGGTTATTACAATACCCAACTCTTTCATTCTATTAAATGGAGCTTACCAACTGGTTTTAATATGGACTGCATTGTTTTCAACCATCTTGCAAAGTGTTAATTTAGTTCGCCTCTTCTTGATACTTACCCCTATTCAGGCTGCAATCAGTGCGTCATTCCAATGGGTGCTGGCTGAAAACATTGGTCTGTATGGAATCACGATAGGTTTATTGGTTTCATATCTGGCAATTGCGGTTTGGTTGCTACCAATAAAATGCATAAAATATATAAAATCATTGGATGAAAACAAAGATGAAAAAGATATTAGTGGGCATACCAAATTACAATAATGCGGCCTATATTATTGAGACGATAGAGTCAGTATTGAAACAGTCTTACTCAGGGGTTGATGTTGTTGTTTTTGATAATGCGTCAACTGATGACTCGGTCGAAGTAATCGAAAAAAATTTCCTGGACAACCCTAGAGTTGTATTAAAGAAAAGCGATAGTAATGTTGGTCCGACGATGAATCATAATCGTTGTATTGAGTATGCTATCGATAATAAATATGATTACCTGAAAGTGCTATCGTCCGATGATGTGTTATTACCGAATATCATACAGGAACAGTTTGATTCGTTAGAGTCTGAGCCGAGAGGATCGTTTGCTACATGTAATATGATCGTTACCGATGACAAATTGATGAAAGTAAAAGAGCACGCATTTTTAGGCAGTGATGTGGATGGCAATTCGGTTATTAAAAAGTGTGCTTCTCAGTCTGCAAACTATATTGGCGGGCCATCTAACGGATTACTTCGAGTTAGTTGCATTGGGGATATCCGATTCAGCCCTGAATATAAATGGCTGTCGGATTTGAAATTCTACTGCGACTTGCTAGCGAATCGACCTTTCATCAATACTGGTACTAATGGTTTCTTTTACAGAAGACATGATAATACTGACTCAGGGCATGTTTCGAAAATAAAAAATTTGAAAAAGAGAGAGTCGATTCGATTTTCGGAGGAGTATGGTGGAAACTTCTTAACGAAAATAAAAATACACTTGAGGGATATCAAGTCAAGGTTATTATGAAATTAAAAAATAGCTACCCAATCAAAACTGTTTTTTATTTTTTAGCACTTTTGATTTCGGATGCATTAAAAACGCTGAAATCTTATCTCCGAAGAGCCCAATGCAGGGCGAACGGCATCTATATTGATAAAACCGCTATTATTCGAAGTGATGACAGAGGATGTATAACACTGAATGACGGCGTAAGAATTTCTCATGGCGTTGTTGTTATCTGTACTAATGAGAAAGCAAGGGATAATGTTTTCTCTCAGCTGTTTATCGGAAAAGGGACTACAATTAATGAGTACTCAAATATAAGAGCATCTGGCGGAACAATTAGAATTGGCGAAAACTGTATGATCGCCCAATTTGTGAGCGTGGTTGCATCCAACCATATTGTCAATACTGAAAAATTGATGATTGATGAAAGCTGGGATGATAACAAGAATGAGATCACCATTGGGAATGATGTGTGGATTGGTGCCGGAGCTGTTATTTTGCCGGGTGTCACGATTGGTGATGGCGCAGTCATTGCTGCTGGCTCGGTGGTGACGAAAAATATCGATGCATTTACGATCAATGCCGGAGTGCCCTGCAAGAAAATAAAAAACAGGGAATTGTTTTTTAAAAATATCAATAGTTGATTTTTATAAGATTATATGAAAGAAAATAACTATACTTCATCCTTTATTTTTCCCAACCACCTGTATGGTGGACATGAAGTTATGACAATAAACATTTTGAATTATATGGCGAGTCATAACTCTCTCGGTATTGAGTGTCATGTTAATAAAAGAAACATCAAGGTATTAGATTCTCTGAAGGCACTCAATGAAAAATTTGGCCATGAGAGAATAAAGATATTTTCTCACTCCTGGTCTTCAGATAAGAATCCGCTTCTTTCTTTTTTTCAACCGTTCTCTTTTGTTAGAAAACTCCTTTTTATCAAGAAACTCTTTTCCTCACGACAAAAAGCTGTCCTTGTGCAGGGGAGTATTGAGCTTGGCGCTGAGTTTATTTGGGTTTCTTATATTCTTGGGTGTCGAGATCTGTTGATAAGCTATATCCCCATGTGTCATACATTTAAGCATATGGGGTTTAAGCTTGGCGAACTTCGTGATGTGGTTTCTGCATTGACCTATAAAATGTGCATGAATTACATAACGATATCTAAGCCTAATGAGGTTCTTTTAAAGAAAAGGAATGCTTCGGCTAAAGTAAGTATTGTTAATAACTTCATTGAGCCTATTTCTGCAATTATTCCTGCTGACAGTCATTCATCTGAAAAAATTAATCTAGCTATTATCGGTAGGGTGGAAATAAAGCAAAAAGGGCACGACATACTAATTAATGCATTAAAATATATCGATGATGAAATCGTTAAACGAATACATCTGATTATAGTCGGTGATGGGCCAGATATGAATATGGTGAAAGACATGATAGAGAGCAATCATCTTTCCGATAAGGTATCATTTACTGGCTGGGTCGACAAATGGTACCAAATAGATGAAAGAATTGATTATGTAGTTATGCCGTCGCGTTTTGAGGGCGTTCCTTTGACGATGCTTGAAGCATTATCCCTCGATATCCCATGCATCGGTGCAAATAGAGATGGCATGAGCGATTATATTTCGGAAGAATTACTATATGATGTAGGTGGTGGTGATGATATTGAGTCAAAAAATCTCGCCAAAAAGATTAACTATGCCTTATCTAACAATAAAATGACTAAAATGAAAATAAATCGTGATGATTTATTCTATCCTAAAGGCATTGAAGTATTAGACGAGACTTTTTTATGAAGATTGTATTTATATTGTCATCTCTTTTTATCTGGTTGGTTCTATATTATTTTGTCTATAAAAAAAGCAAGAGTGTTGTAAATATATTTACCCCCTTAATTTTTATGATTGTACCGCAGTATTTTATTTTTGAGTTTTTTCATGAATATTATGTTGGTAGTTCATATAGCAATTTGAGTTATCTATTCATCTATTTGTGCTATACAGCTTCTTTTTTATTTCTTTTTATTGGGTACTTTTTTCCACTAAAGTTGAAAGAAATACCTAATCATGAAGCAGCACCAATAAATTATGATAAATATCTGATTTTTTCTATTTTCCTTACTGTCATCGCGTTCTATTCATTTCTTCCTATTATGCGGGAGTTCAAAGAATATCTTTTTACTCCTCGGATAATTTATGAGAGAACGAGGACAGGATATGGAATGAGCTTCTTCCTTTCCATATTGTTTAGTCAATTAGCTGTGTTTCTAGGTTTTTACACAACATCTAAATACCGTTTTTTATCTATCGCAATTATTTTGATAAATTTGGTTCTTATTTATTTCCACGGTAATAAATCACCATTGCTAACGGTCGCTATAAACTACATTATTTATCAGCGCTATGTTTTGAATAAAATTATTTCTATCAAAACGTTTTTTATCTTTTCTGCTGTTGTTTCTTTCCTTATTGCGTTTATCTTTGTATTTACTTTTGGTATCGATTTCAAATCGGCCATATTAGTGATGGCAGGGTATTCCGACTATACCAGAAACTTTGCTTTGCTTATCGACAGTGGCTACGAGCCTCAGTTTGGCCGATTGTTATTGGAGAGTGAATTTTTTTCAAGGATCCCCAGAGCGATATACCCTGATAAGCCAGTTGACTTTGGTTATTTCGAACTGGCTCGCCGTTTTTATTCTGAAAGTTTTTATAATAATCAGGGCGTACCATCCTTTGGCTTAGGCGATTTCTATGCTGATTTTGGATTCTTTTCCATCGTCATCATTTCTGTTACTTATTTTATTAAAGGTCTATTGCTTAAGGTTACTGTTCATATCCTCAAAACTAATAGGAATATTTACTACTTCATTCCTTTTGCTTTTTTATGTGGTGCGAACCTTCTCCCAATTGGTTTTGGCTGGCTGTTCTTTGAGCATTGCGTTCTTGCGTTGATTTTGTATTTCTTTTTAAATGTACGTTTAAAAACAAAATAGGTCAGATAGCCATGAAAGTTGAAAAGATAGCATTGAATTTATCAAGGGTAGGAAAATACGGCACAGGGATGTGGAATTATTCCAAAAACATTGCTGACATGCTGCATGAATCTGGTTTTCTCGACTCGATCATATGCTCTAAAGACCACGTTGAATATTTTTCCAATAGATATAAAAATCCCAAGGTTGAGATAATTATCACGCCGGAAATAGTATCTAATACTATGAAGGTATCAAAATTTAGACCGTTAATATGGCTTTCATACAGCTATTTATTGGGCTGTAAGCTCGTTATGAGTAAAAAGAAAAAAAATGTAGCGTTGCTAAGTACAACGCACCACTCTATACCTTTCTTTAAAAATCAATTTATTACTATTCATGACTTGCGTCCGGCATTTTACCCAGACTCGAAATTACAGGAAATCTATTTCTCTCGTTACTTGCCTCGTAAGGTAAAAGAGCTAAGAGGCGTATTTACTGTTTCGGAAACAGTGAAGAATGAAATAGAGGAGTATATGGGTGTTAAACGCACTGATATACAGGTTGTTTACAATTCCATTGATCCTTCTTTGCGTCCTGATGATATAGAAAAGGGTGAGCAAGAGGAGGTTAAAAACACTTTCTTAATGGTTGGCGCAAACTGGAAGCATAAGAATGCACATTCCTTTTTGAAGAACTTTCTTGCATACCATAAAGATATTTACAATGCGGTCATTGTTTGTGGTCAAACGGATTATTTTAATGAGTTAAAATCTTTGGTTGCCGCGCTGGGGCTTGAGAACAGTGTAACATTTAAACATCATATCAGTGATCAGGAATTAAGTTCACTGTATAAAACCTCTTTTGCACTCGTGTATCCTTCATTAAGCGAGGGGTTTGGTATACCGCCTATTGAAGCAATGAGTCTGTCTTTACCTGTTATTGTTTCGGATATTCCGGTGTTTAACGAGGTATTAGGGGATGCCGCTGTATATGTTGATCCCAATGTTAGAGAAAGTTGGGAACAGGCCGTTGATACTTTGAAAGTATCCCGTGAAAGCATTATTGATGCTGGGTTGCAGAGAATCAATTTATACAGCTATGACAGATGCAAAGATATGCTTATGCGTGGGTTAAAGAATATCAATGAAAATGCTAGCTGACTCTTATGTATGTGGTAATTAATTTTGCTACGACATAATGATTTTTTGAAATTACAGATAGCCTAAAATAAGTAACCTGATTAATTTAATTTCTAATTAAATTATTTTGGAAGTGACTATGAAGTTTTCTCTTGTTATACCGGTTTATAATGCAGGAACGATGTGGCCAGAGGTCATTAGTTCAATTAAATCTCAAACTACGAAGCCTGAAAGCGTTATTATTATTGATTCAAGCTCTACAGATAATACCGTAAAGTATGCCCTTGAGGCTGGCTTTGAAGTCCATCACATAGATAAATCGACCTTTGATCATGGAGGCACTCGCTCCATGGCATTAGAAAAAGTTAACACCGAGTTTGTGATTTATATGACTCAGGATGCGATATTGCAGAATGATGAGGCGTTTTTCCATCTTCTCAGCGCATTCAATAATGAAAGTGTGGGGGCCGTCTATGGGCGTCAACTCCCTCACCATGATGCGAACCCACTTGCCACGCATGCTCGGTTACATAGCTATGGCGAAGTTGGATATGTGACATCGATGGAAGATTATTTTCCTCAGGGCTTCCGCAAGGCATTTATGTCCAACTCTTTTTCCGGATATCGAGTCAGTGCGCTGCGTCAGGCTGGCGGGTTCCCGGCAAAACTTATCCTGGGTGAAGACGCTTACGTGGCTGCACGGATGCTATCGGCAGGAATAAGAGTGGCTTATATGCCGCAAGCGCTTGCACGTCATTCCCACAATTACAGCGTCGGTGAAGAATTTAAGCGCTATTTTGATATTGGCGTCTTCCATAAAACGCAAGAGTGGATGTTGACAAGTCTTGGTAAGGTCGAAGGCGAGGGGGTAAAATTTGCCTGTGGTCAAATTGGTTACCTGTTAAAAAATAATCATTACCAGTATATCCCTTTTTCTGTTGCGAGTTCGGGGGCAAAATATTTGGGATATAAGTTGGGTAAGAATTATCATCGCCTGAATCGCTCGCTGTGCAAAAAATTGTCTATGTACAAGAGTTATTGGAATTCTTCTGTTTGAGATATAAAAGGATGTAACATGATTGTTCCCGTTATTATGGCAGGTGGCTCCGGTACTCGCCTCTGGCCTCTATCCCGTGCCTTGTATCCCAAACAGTTATTGGCATTGCACAGCGATGTCACCATGTTGCAAGCTACAATTAGTCGGTTAGCTGGATTTGAGTCAGCAGCCCCACTCGTTATTTGTAATGAGGCGCACCGTTTTATTGTTGCTGAGCAACTTCGCGAATTGCACTGTGAAGGAAAAATTATCCTTGAGCCGTGTGGGCGTAATACGGCACCGGCTATCGCTGTGGCTGCGTTGCAAGCCATGCGCTCAGCACCGGATGTTGATCCCATCTTGCTGGTGTTAGCCGCAGACCACGTCATTGAGAATGAGGCAGCCTTTACGCAAGCTG
The genomic region above belongs to Pectobacterium colocasium and contains:
- a CDS encoding glycosyltransferase produces the protein MKENNYTSSFIFPNHLYGGHEVMTINILNYMASHNSLGIECHVNKRNIKVLDSLKALNEKFGHERIKIFSHSWSSDKNPLLSFFQPFSFVRKLLFIKKLFSSRQKAVLVQGSIELGAEFIWVSYILGCRDLLISYIPMCHTFKHMGFKLGELRDVVSALTYKMCMNYITISKPNEVLLKKRNASAKVSIVNNFIEPISAIIPADSHSSEKINLAIIGRVEIKQKGHDILINALKYIDDEIVKRIHLIIVGDGPDMNMVKDMIESNHLSDKVSFTGWVDKWYQIDERIDYVVMPSRFEGVPLTMLEALSLDIPCIGANRDGMSDYISEELLYDVGGGDDIESKNLAKKINYALSNNKMTKMKINRDDLFYPKGIEVLDETFL
- a CDS encoding glycosyltransferase family 2 protein, whose amino-acid sequence is MKFSLVIPVYNAGTMWPEVISSIKSQTTKPESVIIIDSSSTDNTVKYALEAGFEVHHIDKSTFDHGGTRSMALEKVNTEFVIYMTQDAILQNDEAFFHLLSAFNNESVGAVYGRQLPHHDANPLATHARLHSYGEVGYVTSMEDYFPQGFRKAFMSNSFSGYRVSALRQAGGFPAKLILGEDAYVAARMLSAGIRVAYMPQALARHSHNYSVGEEFKRYFDIGVFHKTQEWMLTSLGKVEGEGVKFACGQIGYLLKNNHYQYIPFSVASSGAKYLGYKLGKNYHRLNRSLCKKLSMYKSYWNSSV
- a CDS encoding glycosyltransferase family 4 protein; this encodes MKVEKIALNLSRVGKYGTGMWNYSKNIADMLHESGFLDSIICSKDHVEYFSNRYKNPKVEIIITPEIVSNTMKVSKFRPLIWLSYSYLLGCKLVMSKKKKNVALLSTTHHSIPFFKNQFITIHDLRPAFYPDSKLQEIYFSRYLPRKVKELRGVFTVSETVKNEIEEYMGVKRTDIQVVYNSIDPSLRPDDIEKGEQEEVKNTFLMVGANWKHKNAHSFLKNFLAYHKDIYNAVIVCGQTDYFNELKSLVAALGLENSVTFKHHISDQELSSLYKTSFALVYPSLSEGFGIPPIEAMSLSLPVIVSDIPVFNEVLGDAAVYVDPNVRESWEQAVDTLKVSRESIIDAGLQRINLYSYDRCKDMLMRGLKNINENAS
- a CDS encoding acyltransferase gives rise to the protein MKLKNSYPIKTVFYFLALLISDALKTLKSYLRRAQCRANGIYIDKTAIIRSDDRGCITLNDGVRISHGVVVICTNEKARDNVFSQLFIGKGTTINEYSNIRASGGTIRIGENCMIAQFVSVVASNHIVNTEKLMIDESWDDNKNEITIGNDVWIGAGAVILPGVTIGDGAVIAAGSVVTKNIDAFTINAGVPCKKIKNRELFFKNINS
- a CDS encoding NAD-dependent epimerase/dehydratase family protein, coding for MKTSSLSECRSDCLLACAEAEDVRKVLAGKHISMTGGTGFLGTWIAEMISALNDEYNAGITLDIYATRVQEWPRRLPHLASRSDINIYTQDVRSPFEFAKATNFIIHAAGIPNTRVHSSDPLRVYETTVTGTANCLEAATKLGSLIRMVNVSSCLVNGQPDRPGSTAEDDTFIQRAGELHGVYAEAKRASETVAAIYRNQHRLPISTVRPFTLAGPYHELDLPWAINNFMRDALNGSTVRIHGDGNVRRSYLYGSDAAWWTLTALAKGGDGEVYNLGSAHSMSHIELVKMIGDLLGKELNVEINTNPAKKNKVDDLYPNTQRVSQRLKVTETVDSLGILRKMYAWHKSSAK
- a CDS encoding glycosyltransferase family 2 protein — translated: MKKILVGIPNYNNAAYIIETIESVLKQSYSGVDVVVFDNASTDDSVEVIEKNFLDNPRVVLKKSDSNVGPTMNHNRCIEYAIDNKYDYLKVLSSDDVLLPNIIQEQFDSLESEPRGSFATCNMIVTDDKLMKVKEHAFLGSDVDGNSVIKKCASQSANYIGGPSNGLLRVSCIGDIRFSPEYKWLSDLKFYCDLLANRPFINTGTNGFFYRRHDNTDSGHVSKIKNLKKRESIRFSEEYGGNFLTKIKIHLRDIKSRLL
- a CDS encoding MATE family efflux transporter, producing MINAKSILITTIFSWLSRIIIIAAQLISIRILLKHSSLDEFAVYSLLVSIGGWFILMDFGIAIALQNYISERLANKEKYQDLISKAMYFVIPWYIFLVAVLYLFSTKIASVLLPFSNVSIDVKADMIFVTGLIFVTTGIGNVCYKIWYAENKGYISNILPAIGAIIGFLLLYLFIDRMENKSLGGIMLFYSPTALIALFALLKKTVPCISLPRIELSLVVRGSKFWVLSIMVALTLQVDYIIMSRFLSAEDIVIYTLTTRIFGFGYFLYSSVLAATWPTFTELSVKKDAEKILGILKKYVFFSLLGVVVFTLVFILTKDIVVSIFTSGSGKVITIPNSFILLNGAYQLVLIWTALFSTILQSVNLVRLFLILTPIQAAISASFQWVLAENIGLYGITIGLLVSYLAIAVWLLPIKCIKYIKSLDENKDEKDISGHTKLQ